A single genomic interval of Rosistilla ulvae harbors:
- a CDS encoding PQQ-binding-like beta-propeller repeat protein: MRRMPFHMRLMSIALLALAGCSPKKVPVEEISGRVDLDDTAAAPIVVSEADWNSWRGPSGNGIAADQEVPIRWSDTENVIWKAKVPGRGHASPTVVGDQVFLASADERAETQFVVALDRSNGQQRWQTQVNQGGFAREVHAKGTQANSTLACDGEHVFAAFLHHDAIHVTAISIDGEIAWQTTVGAFNSKFGYAPSPLIYKTSVIIAADNRGGGYIAALDRSTGEPIWRKRRGAVSTYSSPIVGHVDGKDQLLITGGDAVTSYDPATGEENWSVPGTSEATCGTVVWDANHVYASGGYPDSHTLCIRVDGDATEVWSNRTKLYEPSMLVSDGFLYAVNDQGIGVCWDAETGDQMWKKRLGGNFSSALVLAGDKLFATADDGTCTVFAADSSDYIELAKNPLGTDAYATPTICGGRIYFRVGQGDGPQRQEMLYCIGEPHEN; the protein is encoded by the coding sequence ATGCGCCGGATGCCTTTTCACATGCGACTCATGTCGATTGCGTTGCTCGCGCTGGCGGGCTGTTCTCCTAAGAAGGTGCCAGTCGAAGAGATCTCCGGTCGCGTCGATTTAGACGATACCGCCGCCGCGCCGATCGTCGTATCGGAAGCGGATTGGAACAGCTGGCGCGGCCCCAGTGGCAATGGGATCGCCGCCGATCAAGAGGTGCCGATCCGGTGGAGCGATACCGAAAACGTGATCTGGAAGGCAAAGGTTCCAGGCCGCGGCCATGCCTCTCCCACGGTCGTTGGCGACCAGGTCTTCTTGGCTTCCGCCGACGAACGGGCGGAGACTCAGTTTGTTGTCGCATTGGATCGATCCAACGGCCAGCAACGCTGGCAGACGCAAGTCAATCAAGGTGGTTTCGCACGCGAGGTCCATGCCAAGGGGACTCAAGCCAACAGCACGCTGGCGTGTGATGGAGAACATGTATTTGCAGCGTTCTTGCACCACGATGCGATCCACGTGACCGCGATTTCGATCGACGGCGAGATCGCGTGGCAAACGACGGTTGGCGCCTTCAACTCAAAATTCGGATACGCACCGTCGCCATTGATCTACAAGACCTCGGTGATCATCGCCGCCGATAACCGCGGCGGAGGCTACATCGCGGCGCTGGATCGATCGACGGGCGAACCGATCTGGCGGAAACGCCGCGGCGCCGTCTCGACCTACTCTTCGCCGATCGTTGGGCATGTCGATGGCAAGGATCAATTGCTGATCACCGGCGGCGATGCCGTGACCAGCTACGATCCGGCCACCGGCGAAGAAAACTGGTCGGTCCCCGGAACCAGCGAAGCAACCTGCGGCACGGTCGTCTGGGACGCAAATCATGTCTACGCCAGCGGCGGCTATCCCGATTCGCACACGCTGTGCATCCGCGTCGATGGGGATGCGACCGAAGTCTGGAGCAACCGAACCAAGCTTTACGAACCTTCGATGCTGGTCAGCGATGGCTTCTTGTATGCCGTCAACGATCAAGGGATCGGGGTTTGCTGGGACGCTGAAACGGGAGATCAGATGTGGAAGAAGCGACTGGGAGGCAATTTCAGCAGCGCCCTTGTGCTCGCTGGTGACAAATTATTTGCCACCGCCGACGACGGAACGTGCACCGTTTTTGCAGCCGACAGTTCGGACTATATCGAACTCGCCAAGAATCCACTGGGCACCGACGCCTACGCAACACCCACGATCTGCGGCGGTCGGATCTACTTCCGCGTCGGCCAAGGCGACGGTCCCCAGCGACAAGAAATGCTCTACTGCATCGGCGAGCCCCACGAAAATTGA